A genomic segment from Lutibacter sp. A80 encodes:
- a CDS encoding NUDIX domain-containing protein has product MDEYIDLLNNAGEPNGKTCLKSEAHRKGLFHASAHIWIFNNNKEVLIQKRASNKDTFPNLWDVSVAGHISAGEKPIVSALREVEEEIGLILKPKNLNYIGTSKKRIEHKKDLIDYELHHIYICNINFDINSLKIQTEEVSEIKSITLQSLIETVNSKNNDFVPHGNDYYTFVFNTIKNTHSCK; this is encoded by the coding sequence ATGGACGAATATATTGACTTATTAAATAATGCTGGTGAACCAAATGGTAAAACCTGTCTAAAATCTGAAGCACATAGAAAAGGACTTTTTCATGCAAGTGCTCATATTTGGATATTCAATAACAATAAAGAAGTACTTATTCAAAAAAGAGCATCAAACAAAGATACCTTTCCAAATTTATGGGATGTTTCAGTTGCTGGGCATATTTCTGCTGGAGAGAAACCAATTGTTTCTGCACTTAGAGAAGTTGAAGAAGAAATTGGCTTAATATTAAAACCTAAAAATCTTAATTATATAGGTACTTCAAAAAAAAGAATTGAACATAAAAAAGATTTAATTGATTATGAATTACATCATATATATATCTGTAATATAAATTTTGATATAAATTCTTTAAAAATTCAAACAGAAGAAGTTTCAGAAATAAAATCTATAACACTACAATCTTTAATAGAAACTGTAAACTCTAAAAACAACGATTTTGTTCCACACGGAAATGATTATTATACCTTTGTTTTTAACACCATAAAAAATACACATAGCTGTAAGTAA
- a CDS encoding M42 family metallopeptidase: MMSKNILNKKSINFLEKYLNNASPTGYESEGQKIWMDYLKPYVDTFITDSYGTAVGVINPNAKFKVVIEGHADEISWYVNYITPEGLIYVIRNGGSDHQIAPSKVVNIHTKKGIVKGVFGWPAIHTRIGGKEETPKLDNIFIDVGCKTKEEVEKLGVHVGCVITYPDEFFILNKNNFVCRALDNRMGGFMIAEVARLLKENNIELPFGLYITNSVQEEIGLRGAEMITQTIKPNVAIVTDVCHDTTTPMINKMKEGETKSGDGPVISYAPAVQNNLRELIIETAESKKIPFQRLASSRATGTDTDAFAYSNGGVPSALISLALRYMHTTVEMVHKDDVENVIRLIYESLLKIDPKKGFSYFN; the protein is encoded by the coding sequence ATTATGAGTAAAAATATTTTAAACAAAAAGTCTATAAATTTTTTAGAAAAGTATTTAAATAATGCATCACCTACTGGATATGAAAGTGAAGGTCAAAAAATTTGGATGGATTATTTAAAACCATATGTAGATACTTTTATTACGGATAGCTATGGAACTGCTGTTGGTGTTATAAACCCTAATGCTAAATTTAAGGTAGTTATTGAAGGTCATGCAGATGAAATTTCTTGGTATGTTAACTATATTACACCTGAAGGATTGATATATGTTATTAGAAATGGAGGAAGCGACCATCAAATTGCCCCTTCTAAAGTTGTAAATATTCATACTAAAAAAGGTATTGTAAAAGGTGTTTTTGGATGGCCTGCAATACATACACGTATTGGTGGAAAAGAAGAAACTCCTAAACTAGATAATATTTTTATTGATGTTGGCTGTAAAACAAAAGAAGAAGTTGAAAAACTTGGAGTTCATGTTGGTTGTGTTATAACCTATCCAGATGAATTTTTTATTTTAAATAAAAACAACTTTGTTTGTAGAGCTTTAGATAATAGAATGGGTGGATTTATGATTGCTGAAGTAGCCCGTTTATTAAAAGAAAATAATATTGAACTACCTTTTGGTTTATACATTACTAATTCTGTTCAAGAAGAGATTGGATTACGAGGTGCCGAAATGATAACCCAAACAATAAAACCAAATGTTGCTATTGTTACTGATGTTTGTCACGACACCACAACTCCAATGATTAATAAAATGAAAGAAGGAGAAACCAAATCTGGTGATGGACCTGTTATTAGTTATGCTCCGGCGGTACAAAATAATTTAAGAGAACTTATAATTGAAACCGCTGAATCTAAAAAAATTCCATTTCAAAGATTAGCTTCTTCTAGAGCAACAGGTACTGATACAGATGCTTTTGCTTATAGTAATGGTGGAGTGCCTTCTGCCTTAATAAGTTTAGCATTACGCTATATGCATACTACTGTGGAAATGGTACATAAAGATGATGTGGAAAATGTAATACGTTTAATCTACGAATCACTATTAAAAATTGATCCTAAAAAAGGATTCAGTTATTTTAACTAA
- a CDS encoding DUF4294 domain-containing protein — MKVVILGLFLIVRFIIMIKEFKNLIFLVVILSNVILFAQEHKVADSIPLTEQFIIFEGDTLLIELEEVLLMKKLKFKTSYDRRYYYWFRKKTFKAYPYAKLAAERVEVLNERIENIKSKRKKRIYTKRIQQYLEGEFTDQLKKLTRTEGRILIKLIHRQTGDTAFDLVKDLRSGWKAFWYNSTAKLFKLSLKEEYDPVNVEEDYLIEDILQRAFLDGYLEEQPSKLDFNFIELSSKEIVLPKPPAKKN; from the coding sequence ATGAAAGTTGTAATTTTGGGCTTATTTTTGATAGTACGTTTTATAATTATGATAAAAGAGTTTAAAAATCTTATTTTCTTAGTAGTAATATTAAGTAATGTTATACTTTTTGCACAAGAGCATAAGGTTGCAGATTCTATTCCTTTAACAGAACAATTTATAATTTTTGAAGGAGACACCTTATTAATAGAACTTGAAGAGGTTTTATTAATGAAAAAACTTAAATTTAAAACAAGTTACGATAGGAGATATTATTATTGGTTTAGAAAAAAAACATTTAAAGCATATCCTTATGCTAAATTAGCTGCCGAAAGGGTAGAGGTTTTAAATGAAAGAATAGAAAATATTAAATCTAAACGTAAGAAAAGAATCTACACAAAACGAATTCAACAATATTTAGAAGGAGAGTTTACAGATCAATTAAAAAAATTAACACGTACGGAAGGTAGAATTTTAATAAAGTTAATTCATCGGCAAACTGGCGATACAGCATTTGATCTGGTAAAAGATCTACGAAGTGGGTGGAAGGCATTTTGGTACAATTCTACTGCAAAACTTTTTAAACTATCTTTAAAAGAAGAATATGATCCTGTAAATGTAGAGGAAGATTACTTAATTGAAGATATTTTACAACGTGCTTTTTTAGATGGTTATCTAGAAGAACAACCTTCAAAACTTGATTTTAATTTTATAGAACTCAGTTCTAAAGAAATTGTTTTACCAAAACCTCCTGCTAAAAAGAATTAA
- the porQ gene encoding type IX secretion system protein PorQ encodes MKNILLFLLLFSTHLFSQVGGESIYNFLNISSSARQAGLGGNVLTLTDDVNQPIWNPATVNGDIHNKLSVNYLNYLADLNLASVAYAYKFNDKVGAFHTSINYLNYGKFIGADEQGVETGSFKAYDLAFSVGYAYNIPQSDFFVGTNIKLINSVIENYSSIGIGADLGILFSSEDIPYSFTFVIRNIGYQITVYDEIREDLPTQMDLGFSYRLQNVPIVWFLTIDNLQQWDISVSNPSNSTTSIEGVVTEEEIGFFDNAIRHFTIGTELFSKRAFNIRLGYNFRRSKELQLIDKRTFSGFTAGFGLKMNKLKFSYAFSKYHPASNASTFSLQINLN; translated from the coding sequence ATGAAAAATATATTACTCTTTCTATTGTTATTTTCAACACATCTATTTTCTCAAGTAGGAGGTGAGAGTATATATAATTTTTTAAATATTTCTAGCTCTGCTAGACAAGCCGGATTAGGAGGAAATGTATTGACTTTAACAGATGATGTTAACCAACCCATTTGGAATCCTGCCACTGTTAATGGTGATATTCATAATAAATTATCGGTTAATTATCTAAATTATCTTGCAGATTTAAATTTAGCATCTGTTGCATATGCTTATAAATTTAATGATAAAGTAGGTGCTTTTCATACATCAATAAATTATTTAAATTACGGAAAGTTTATTGGAGCAGATGAACAAGGTGTTGAAACTGGAAGTTTTAAAGCATATGATTTAGCTTTTTCAGTAGGTTATGCATATAATATTCCACAATCAGACTTTTTTGTAGGTACTAATATTAAACTTATTAATTCTGTAATTGAAAATTATTCATCTATTGGTATTGGTGCAGATTTAGGAATCTTATTTAGTTCAGAAGATATACCCTATAGTTTTACTTTTGTAATTAGAAATATTGGTTATCAAATTACTGTTTATGATGAAATTAGAGAAGATTTACCAACTCAAATGGACTTAGGTTTTTCTTATAGATTGCAAAATGTTCCAATTGTATGGTTTTTAACAATTGATAATTTACAACAATGGGATATTTCGGTAAGTAACCCTTCAAATAGTACTACCAGTATAGAGGGTGTTGTAACTGAAGAAGAGATTGGTTTTTTTGATAATGCTATTCGTCATTTTACTATTGGGACTGAACTTTTTTCAAAAAGAGCATTTAATATACGTTTAGGATATAATTTTAGACGATCTAAAGAACTACAATTAATTGACAAACGAACTTTCTCAGGATTTACAGCAGGTTTTGGATTAAAAATGAATAAATTAAAATTTAGTTATGCTTTTTCTAAATATCATCCTGCTTCTAATGCTAGTACATTTAGTTTACAAATAAATTTAAATTAA